The genomic region agaaaaatctttttttcttcaattaaaaAGAGGGTATCCAGATGCAAGcaaaaaacatattttagtTTCCTATTAGCTCTTTAGGCACATAAATTCTCGGTAaaattgaatgactaaaatcCGGTTAAATACAATATCTACCAAGTAGAGGGTAAGATTTGCGTCACCGGTTTGTttctttaactaaaaaaaaaacttgagaaCAAAAGCATAAAGTCGTCAAATGTGTTTACCAAGGGAAACATCAAAGCCACGGTTTTTGAGCTCGCGGTATTCTTGACACAAGGCGCAAGCCTCGCACCAAAAATGAAGGTAGCAATCCCTGCAAGGGCTCTCTTCCAAGATGTATTGACTCCGTAGTCTAGCTCGATAGGTGTAAGAGTAAATGCGATTGGAAATACACACCGTCAAAATACTAAGCAATACGAAGAAGGCCCCACTTGCTCTACAAGCTGCACCACCCCAgaattatatgtttatgttaatcCATCATAAATATTGGACGACACAAGTAAAGAATCTATGCACACGTTGTTCTCCTCGTGAAAGAAACTTACAGATTGATCCTTGGCTGACGATGTCAGCAATATGCCCAAAGGTAATGCAAGGACACCAACATGTGAGGCAACCTATGAAAACTTTATTTCATTATGAaactaaaaacattttaatgatgcgatttattttatttgaaaagaaaagggtaATTACAGTTTGGAACATCGGCGGTGCAGTCATAGAGTCCGGTGGACCAAGGGACCTTCACGGCTGTCGGCGTGTATCTTTGGGTAGGATATTGTTGGTTTGTTGGGGCAACGGGAATCCCAGTGACCGGAGCCTGTTGCCCAATGTCAAGAGGTGATGATGAGTACATGCAGATTACCTACTgcttggaaaataaaattgcGGAAAGCTATTGATCTGAGTgaaaaaatggattgaaatactTGCAATTCACGTTTGCTGCGATGAACAAGGCAAAGTTGTCTTCTTTGAGATTTACTTTGTTCATTCagaatgtataaacatatatatatatatgtataaaagaGGTTTGCAGCGAATAATTAAGTTATAACGAGTGTCTTATTTAATCTACAGTCATTCCAACTGAATAGAGTGAACATGAAAACGCCAAAATGGATATGTATAATTATCAGTTAAATCACTATCTGTCTAGGAACGATTGCACACCGATTATGCTGTCGAAACAATCTAAAATGGCTTGCTTTCTTTACCAAACCAACAAAATTGACAACCTAATTAACAAAGGATCTTTAGTTCTATCTTTTTTCTCAACTTTATTAGAAAATGGTTAGAAATTAAGTTTAACTTAAACAACTTAAGAAATCGGAAGGTAACCCTCCTATtgtttaaacatatatttattggttggaaaaaaaaatgattagtAGCGGTGTTCATAGGTCGAGTCGGATTCGAATTGAGCTATGTAAGATATTAACATAATCTATGCTACTTAAAATACTAACCTAGCCCAAAATActcaatttttattgaaatttactcatatttataaatgattaaacTAAGCTCATTTAAGCCTTAAGGCTAGATTAGTATTGCTTTTGAGAAATGCTGTGGAAAAGTGATtttaaaagtttggtttaaaatgtaagtgtttagtattgcttgtaaaaattacttttcaaaaataaaatgtccattttagacattatgttataaagcaataaatatacatttaaataatgttcaaattagttaatattatgatatcttagtaacaatataaaaaattttattataatttgttgttaatatttaatatatgaaatataaattttaaattttttaaataattaatattaattattcataaaatttaatttgaatatataaactatattttaaataataaaatataatcaataaaatttaaatattatatgttatatatttaaaataaattttaatacaaaatataaattttatataaaatatattataagagTTGACACTGTCATTTggtccaaaagcacttttgtcAATagcaaaagctaaaaaaatttgCATTTGCTTTTAGGTTCAAAAGAACTTTTTAAAAGTACTTCTAATTCTAAAAGTTGTTTGTTTAGCATTGTTTCTAGTTCCAAAAGtgctttaaattctaaaaatactCTTAAAAAGCAATGCTAAACAAAACATTACTcatgttttagaaaataaaattaatgtatactatttttatctaagatttaataattttatatgtacttaacatattttttaaaacatttgctATTATTGTGTTTAATAtaaatgtgttataaaatatataatatcatttcataatataaaaaataattagagcCAAACTAGATTCTGAGTCCTAAATTTTGGAGTCCTATTTTTTAGATATTTCAAGCCTCCTTAAAAATCACACGTGTTATAGTCAAGAGACACCATACCAAACTCGGCAGCGCAGCCTAATTAATCTGCCATAACCAAAACTGTTTTGAGGCATCCCAATTACCCACAGAGATAGGAAGCAAGGACGCATGtataattattatcattaattaaagcatatataattgcattaaatataggataaactataaaaataatcacttttatttacctcagattacattttagtcacttatgtttgaaatgttacattttggtcacttacgttatcgttttggtACGAAGCGGTCACTCTATcgttaagctccgttacctTCCTAACAGCGATTCTACGTGGtagtccaaatgagttttaaatgccaacttaaATCTCTTGCGTGGctgtccaaattaaatttatttaattaaaaacttattttcatcTCAGCAACCGGACATTCAAGTtcgcatttaaaacccatttcgACTGTCACGTAGGACTGCCATTAGGGAGGTAATGGAGTTTGACAATAGAGtaaccacttcgtaacaaaaccaTAATATAAGTggctaaaacgtaacatttcaagtataagtgattaaaatataatataggaTAAACAAaccttaaatatataaattactaTGGTTACTATCAAGATAGCATTGACCTGTTCAACAGGCGGAACCAATAGATCTAACCATTTGGTGACTCTAGCAGTCGACAAGTGTGAGTGGCAGATTGTGCAACTTGTAACTATATTAATTGATGAAAACCTTTTTGATAGAAGATATTAGACTAGcggcactacaccaaaacaggcttttagcggcgtttttagcggcgtttggataaaaaacgccgaTAAATatcgatcattagcggcgctttatggaAAACGCCACTGAAAATaagcattagtggcgttttccaaaaagcgccacaaaaaacctaagcccaatgaCGCCATTTTCTGAGCttttggggatttagcggcgtttttaagaaagcgccgctaatgttcagggctttagcgacgtttttgaaaaagcgccgcaaaaaaacctaagcccaacgatgccgttttgtgagctttcggggctttagcggcgtttttaagaaagcgtcgctaatgcttaggtctttagcggcgtttttaagaaagcgccgcaaaaaaacataagccaaacgacgtcgt from Gossypium raimondii isolate GPD5lz chromosome 1, ASM2569854v1, whole genome shotgun sequence harbors:
- the LOC105786978 gene encoding protein PLANT CADMIUM RESISTANCE 2 yields the protein MYSSSPLDIGQQAPVTGIPVAPTNQQYPTQRYTPTAVKVPWSTGLYDCTADVPNCCLTCWCPCITFGHIADIVSQGSISCRASGAFFVLLSILTVCISNRIYSYTYRARLRSQYILEESPCRDCYLHFWCEACALCQEYRELKNRGFDVSLGWHGNWERQKILGVPMPMPMAMAPAEMETGMRR